In the genome of Natronomonas salina, the window AGTCCACCATCCGAACCTTCGAACAGGGCTACCTCACGCGCGTCATCGAGGGCAACCGCGGCGTCTTCGTGACGACCGACGAGATGGAGATCGAGCGGTTCCGCGACCTCACGGAGGCCGTCGACTCCCTCCTCGAGCAGTTCGTGTAGCGAAGGCGACGCCGCTACTTCTCGATGATCGACTCCTCGACGGCCTCGCCGAAGTGGCGGGCGACCGCCTCGTAGTAGACGAGCAGGTCGTCGCCCTCCTCGAGGTCGGTGACGGCCCGCCGGCCGTCGGCCGTCGCGACCTTGATGGTCTCGGCGTTCTGCAGCAGCGTCTCGATGCGGTCGCCGTTCTCCAGTTCGGCCTCGACGCGGAACATCGGGCGCTTCTCGATCTTCGCGCGGCCGACGATGGCCTCGCGGGTGTTCCCGTCGGTGTCGACGACCTGGACCTCGTCGCCGGACTTCAACTCGGCGAGGTACTTCGTCTCGCCGCCGGGCGTCCGGACGTAGGCGTGGACGGCGCCGGCGTTGACCCGGAACGGGCGGCTGGCGACGTACGGCGAGTCGGCGGTCTCGGCGTGGACGAAGAACAGCCCCCGGCTCATCGACCCGACGAGCATCCCCTCGTCGTGCTCGAGCATCGAGGCGGTGTCGACGCAGACGCGGTCGGCGGAGCCGGTCTGCTCGACGGCGGTGACGGTAGCCCGCTGGAGGTCGAGGCGCTCGCGCTGGGTGGCGTCGCGGGCGTCGACGGTCGCCCGGATCTCGTCGGGATCGTCCGAGTCCAGGAGGACGGCGTCGGCGCCGAGTTCGAGCGTCTCGAAGGCGGTGCGGGCCTCCTCGGCGGTCTGGACGCCCGCCACGAGGTCGGTCTCCTCGCCGATGCGGGCGATGAGGTTCTCCAGGGGGATGATCTGCCAGTCCTCGCCGACGACGATGGTGTAGTCGGCGTCGCGGGCGGCCTCCTCGGCGAGCGTCTCGTACTCCGAGTCGAGGATGCGGACGTAGGCGCCGGTGGCGCCGTCGGTGCGGCGCAGCGTCGTCAGGTCGGCGGACCCGGAGAAGTCGGAGGGGAGGTCGATGGTGCCGTCGCCCTCGCCGTCCTTCCCGACGACGACCGCGTCGGCCTCGGCCTGCTCGGTCTCCTCGGCGTCCATCACGTGGACGTCGTCGCCGGCGAAGGCGGCGACGTTCACCTGCCCGAGGTCGCGGACCCGGCCGACGTCCCGCTGGTCGACCAGCACCCAGTCGACGCCGGCCTCCAGGCCGGCGGTGATGCGGCGCTTCCGCGCCTCCCAGTCGCCGACGTCGTCGTCGGCCTTCAACCACACGGAGCGTGTCATGTGTCCCCGGTTGGGGGGGCCGCTATTGAACGTGGCGGGTTCGACGGACGGCGCCCCCGTCCCACGACACAGCGACTGAGGCGGGCCGCACACTGATGTGTCCCGGCGGGGTGGAACTCCTAGAACATGCGGACCGGGAGTCACGACCGATGATGCGGGCGATCCTCGCAGCCTGCTGTCTCGTCGGGCTGGTCCTGGGCGGAGCGTTCGCGCCGGCGGTCGGCGTCCAGACGCCGTTCCCGGACCTGGGGGGTGCCGCCGGCCCCGAGGCCGGCGGACAGGCCCCCGGTAGCGACCTGCTCGGCGGCGGAACCGGCGTCGGGAGCTTCGGCGGCGTCTCCGGCGGCGGCTACCCCGACTCCGCGACGGTCGGCGGCGACCTCGAGATGTCCGACCACGAGGAACTGGTCGTCGAGAGCCCTCGCGCCTCGCGGTGGCGACTCGGCGCCTACGGCACCTACACCGGCGAGGGCTGGGACCGCGACGAGGCCAGCGTCCCGGTCGACGAGGCGCCGCTCGCGACCGCGACGGGCGAGCGTCCGCGGCCGCGCTACGAGATCACCGTCACGCCGCGACGCGAGGTCGACGCGCTGGCGACCGTCTGGCGGCCGGCCGGCGCCGACGCCGGCGACAGGCAGGTCTCCGTCGACGGCGAGGGCGCGCTGGTCGTCGACGACCCGATCCCGGCCGGCGAGTCCTACACCACGGTCACCTACGGGCCGCCGTCGCGGGAGGCCGCGGCGGCCGCCGGCTGGGGATACCCCGCGTCGGTCGAGCGGTACACCGACCTCCCCGCCGACACGCCCGACCGGCTGACCCGGAAGACCGACGCCATCACCGCCGACGCCGAGACGCCGTACCAGACGGCGCGGGCCATCGAGCGCTGGCTCGAGGCGAACAAGGCGTACTCGCTGGACGCGAGCCACGACCGCGACGCCGACGTCGCCACCGAGTTCGTCTTCGAGATGGACGAGGGCTACTGCCAGTACTTCGCGACCTCGATGGCCGCGATGCTGCGCACCCAGGACGTCCCGGCGCGGTACGTCACCGGCTACGGCCCCGGCGAGCGGGTGGGCGACGGCGAGTACCTCGTCCGCGGGTCGGACGCCCACGCCTGGGTCGAGGTGTACTTGGAGGGCGTCGGCTGGGTGCCGTTCGACCCGACGCCCCCGGGCGGCCGGGAGGCCGCCGGCCGCGACGAGGTCACCTCCGAGGACCTCGAGGAGCAGCTCGAGAACGGCGGGTTCGGGGGAGACGTCGAGGTCCCGGCGTCGACCCCCGAGGACGGCGACTCCTCGCAGGAACCCGACGAGTCGTCGCAGGACGACGCGGCGGACGCGTCGGTGAACGTCACGCTCACCCCCGACCCGGTGCCCGGCCGGACGGTGACGGCGACCGTGACCCGCCGGGGCGAACCGGTGGCGGGCGCCGCCGTGCTGTTCAACGGCGACCCCATCGGGAAGACCGACGCGGCGGGCAACGTGACCGGCCAGGTGCCGTACGAGCGCTCCCTGGAGATCGAGGTGCGTCGCGACGACGGCTCGCCGCGGCTCGCGGCCGTCTCGCCGACCGGCGGCTACGCCTCGGTCCCGCCGCCGCGCCTGCGTGCGAAACAGGATACGGTCACGTTCGAGGTCCCCACCGAGATCGACGTCGAGGTGCGCGGCGACCCCCGACCCGAGGCGACGGTCGACGTCGTCGCCACCATCGACGGGGAGCCGGTCCGCGACGCCGAGGTCGTCATCGACGGCGACCCGGTCGCACGGACCGACGGTGAAGGAGCCACGACGGTCCGGCTCCCGGACGCCGACACCGCGGAACTCGTCGTCGAGCGGGGCGAGGCCCACGGCAACCGGACGCTGGACCTCACCGGCGGGGCGACGGCCGACGACGGGCCGCTG includes:
- a CDS encoding transglutaminase domain-containing protein, translated to MMRAILAACCLVGLVLGGAFAPAVGVQTPFPDLGGAAGPEAGGQAPGSDLLGGGTGVGSFGGVSGGGYPDSATVGGDLEMSDHEELVVESPRASRWRLGAYGTYTGEGWDRDEASVPVDEAPLATATGERPRPRYEITVTPRREVDALATVWRPAGADAGDRQVSVDGEGALVVDDPIPAGESYTTVTYGPPSREAAAAAGWGYPASVERYTDLPADTPDRLTRKTDAITADAETPYQTARAIERWLEANKAYSLDASHDRDADVATEFVFEMDEGYCQYFATSMAAMLRTQDVPARYVTGYGPGERVGDGEYLVRGSDAHAWVEVYLEGVGWVPFDPTPPGGREAAGRDEVTSEDLEEQLENGGFGGDVEVPASTPEDGDSSQEPDESSQDDAADASVNVTLTPDPVPGRTVTATVTRRGEPVAGAAVLFNGDPIGKTDAAGNVTGQVPYERSLEIEVRRDDGSPRLAAVSPTGGYASVPPPRLRAKQDTVTFEVPTEIDVEVRGDPRPEATVDVVATIDGEPVRDAEVVIDGDPVARTDGEGATTVRLPDADTAELVVERGEAHGNRTLDLTGGATADDGPLTISVSPSLPLALPTGSATVAVERDGEPVPNATVAMGGEAVGETAPDGTLDVDLPFANSATVAASAGDATGETTVEDLYRNLALAGGTGLLVLLAGFAAAYRRGLTPRVLAELARRGAVRTVRAVVAALVGLAGAAAAGLATLVGWGHRAVELLGRGAEGARELLESVRAGAVSAVERAAALLREVPRRLHPHAILDSLRDLRRTATASVAAARAETLGATSDPVDDDVPTVREAWAELRTHVTVASWHTSTPGEIARWAVARDGLPSDAVDTLRDAFREVEYGARSPDDLAPAAREALDEIRATRSDEGGEQS
- a CDS encoding 3-dehydroquinate synthase II; its protein translation is MTRSVWLKADDDVGDWEARKRRITAGLEAGVDWVLVDQRDVGRVRDLGQVNVAAFAGDDVHVMDAEETEQAEADAVVVGKDGEGDGTIDLPSDFSGSADLTTLRRTDGATGAYVRILDSEYETLAEEAARDADYTIVVGEDWQIIPLENLIARIGEETDLVAGVQTAEEARTAFETLELGADAVLLDSDDPDEIRATVDARDATQRERLDLQRATVTAVEQTGSADRVCVDTASMLEHDEGMLVGSMSRGLFFVHAETADSPYVASRPFRVNAGAVHAYVRTPGGETKYLAELKSGDEVQVVDTDGNTREAIVGRAKIEKRPMFRVEAELENGDRIETLLQNAETIKVATADGRRAVTDLEEGDDLLVYYEAVARHFGEAVEESIIEK